A single genomic interval of Paenibacillus macerans harbors:
- a CDS encoding Hsp20/alpha crystallin family protein, translating into MEVDPSKRMLRKLRSHMHETVGENFWEDMSGLIPPLFPRMDMYRQDGRFIAVIELPGAASPDKIKISTNGKTLKITGVIPYDYPVHEDRLLRSERSLGSFNRTVSLPVEVEPDSAEAVFESGLLTAIFRCKPDIPEQDVPILPKKEEQT; encoded by the coding sequence ATGGAGGTTGACCCTTCGAAGCGAATGCTCCGCAAATTGCGTTCGCATATGCACGAGACGGTTGGAGAGAATTTCTGGGAGGATATGTCCGGCTTGATCCCGCCGCTGTTCCCCCGGATGGATATGTATCGTCAAGACGGTCGATTTATCGCCGTCATCGAGCTTCCCGGCGCCGCTTCACCCGACAAGATCAAAATATCGACGAACGGAAAAACCTTGAAAATCACCGGGGTCATTCCGTACGATTACCCCGTTCATGAAGACCGGTTATTGCGATCGGAACGTTCCCTCGGCAGCTTTAACCGGACGGTCTCCCTGCCGGTCGAGGTCGAGCCGGACAGTGCAGAGGCCGTGTTCGAAAGCGGTCTGTTGACCGCCATATTTCGCTGCAAGCCGGACATTCCCGAACAGGACGTTCCGATTTTGCCCAAGAAGGAGGAACAAACGTAA
- a CDS encoding double zinc ribbon domain-containing protein has product MAKEEETRTCVRCFYEANGKDKYCKICGAPLINRCSDEGGRIDKGCSYVNDLDAAFCAKCGCQTTFRKQGLI; this is encoded by the coding sequence ATGGCCAAGGAAGAAGAAACTCGAACGTGCGTGCGCTGTTTCTATGAAGCTAACGGCAAGGACAAATATTGCAAAATATGCGGCGCGCCTTTGATCAACCGCTGCTCGGACGAGGGGGGGCGGATCGATAAAGGCTGCTCCTATGTGAACGATTTGGACGCGGCCTTTTGCGCGAAGTGCGGATGCCAGACCACGTTCCGAAAGCAAGGATTAATTTAA
- a CDS encoding Hsp20/alpha crystallin family protein: MHKPFFDDKFPFLNQQSFASFINDLIQKSLSGQNALNGSNMAPPDPQSISQYVSDILKKTLPDSMNSFAGMTPQASVSGWAAGKVQFENFETHQSVITRFRAPANVDPQDIAVWVGAGEVKVRLPDGEEERNPLPRRVRVEDSKGVYKDGVFEIRMPKETGDEFYREISIKFS, encoded by the coding sequence GTGCACAAGCCTTTTTTTGATGACAAATTCCCGTTTCTAAATCAACAGAGCTTTGCGAGTTTTATCAACGATCTCATTCAAAAATCCCTATCCGGCCAAAATGCCCTGAACGGCTCCAACATGGCGCCCCCCGATCCGCAGTCCATATCCCAGTATGTCAGCGACATTTTAAAAAAGACGCTGCCGGACTCGATGAATTCGTTCGCAGGCATGACTCCGCAGGCTTCGGTATCGGGATGGGCGGCGGGAAAAGTCCAGTTTGAAAATTTCGAAACCCACCAATCGGTGATTACCCGTTTTCGGGCGCCGGCGAACGTGGACCCGCAGGATATCGCGGTTTGGGTCGGCGCGGGCGAAGTGAAGGTTCGGCTGCCGGACGGCGAGGAGGAGCGGAATCCGCTGCCAAGGCGCGTCAGGGTGGAAGACAGCAAGGGCGTATATAAGGACGGCGTTTTTGAGATCAGAATGCCCAAGGAAACGGGGGATGAATTTTACCGGGAAATTTCCATCAAATTCAGTTAA